From a single Raphanus sativus cultivar WK10039 chromosome 3, ASM80110v3, whole genome shotgun sequence genomic region:
- the LOC108835497 gene encoding uncharacterized protein LOC108835497 — MESKVFFSMILVASSLWAATFVTQGVAQVQTPATIPGIFPGLPIDLVKCWSSLFNVEGCVLQISNSILSGKFENLEAACCKAFSSVDANCWPQMFPLNPFFPPFLKENCARIVPNPPTHK, encoded by the coding sequence ATGGAAAGCAAAGTGTTTTTCTCAATGATCTTAGTTGCATCATCTCTTTGGGCTGCAACTTTTGTCACTCAAGGAGTCGCTCAAGTGCAAACGCCAGCAACAATTCCTGGCATTTTTCCTGGTTTACCTATTGATTTGGTAAAATGTTGGTCGTCTCTTTTTAACGTTGAAGGATGTGTGCTCCAAATCTCCAATTCGATTCTTTCTGGCAAGTTTGAAAATCTCGAAGCAGCATGTTGCAAGGCGTTCTCATCCGTAGATGCAAATTGTTGGCCTCAAATGTTTCCACTGAACCCATTTTTCCCACCTTTCCTCAAGGAAAATTGTGCTCGCATCGTTCCCAACCCACCTACACACAAGTGA